The Xiphias gladius isolate SHS-SW01 ecotype Sanya breed wild chromosome 9, ASM1685928v1, whole genome shotgun sequence genome window below encodes:
- the LOC120794657 gene encoding uncharacterized protein LOC120794657: MHDYSDGAMAIPRMLSSIATGGSELSFLGKEDSGRGCDGEKDLLVQAIAPHLSRVMAHGTAKHVVAEGHEENPCVSIVAQAEREDFQEFSPTSTQCPSSRPQLLKKLRYLATRKIHTAACVPQTKYTPWAKSFHQILGHWLRGFGPVQPRERQSGPALMVGDQAWLPVQFIPKVLDGVEVRGSGLRPLGQDSALTSDTEDEDFDGAAKLPNHHLRRKQRRKTRTSQGQEGGGEPPIIRGLWVQEIDWLESADREATSSAEIIPPPPQFTDSVSCSCSHGDLSSYICDEGRCCADVCDCVRGLEEVSLSEDRCGSVDSDDTSSTDDRGSSDSDCGLEQDSESICTHESDSDSSCCAEDDIQEPDKFGVEAGVPDSTFDLMRVSGFNSRQAEWDFDPTGCVRGPLGLSESPHTPNTVNTSQRAFGFDDLSDTEAVLEELRGRVTRTPKLFVSPFFRDLMQRSLNVWKHNIPVNEGLIFHHQLRPSSSQYREGEEYHVAHHIQNGSYGDVLCVRDKRTGFECAAKRIPLSHFSGEEVSTWSALNSPRVVELFGAVREGLNVVLFMDLKPACLAQLLKEMNSLPEDLALHYLHQTLGALEHLHHRKVLHLDVKVDNVLLSADCRDTFLCDFGLSETLDDSGWSAKAFRGAALPGTETHMAPEVARGDRLCAKADVWSSCCMLLHMLNGCHPWIRYYSHPLCLQIVNEPPPLWEVPSNCNNFTAEVFRAGLRKDPGRRASAKELRRKTTKALRAVGGLSPWSVKTAREILHHGKNQTEDSPGSLSPGITPNKPSAAASAPAMYWVSPWRTTAVDEDGSDWEDGDADQDCEVDTDSLTREWDSQPKSLRDDYAADEKDWETGSYSDVDMYMGEEEFIQEEGTKTDKDYEGDWEEEGQEEEEEWDSSVSTDYLRALRGLFPLLQKGQQTNDSLWGSEPELEYLRDDVAIGTKIQTPSPEPRDDPPSCFSCSDTSQIDASEKDSDRSSDDLSSGVFSSCNSQTDGHLEWLASANQPSLCCFEGVDIWIENVQGECLRIRERRQVKVGHVAVGISDQISGKAFTLETLDRKMVSFDQEIKESCVWLRCVPAPDTCQRWRWRVRDGKLELQE; this comes from the exons ATGCACGACTACAGTGACGGAGCAATGGCCATACCCCGGATGCTCAGCTCCATCGCGACCGGAGGATCCGAGCTCTCGTTTCTCGGCAAAGAGGACAGCGGCCGAGGTTGCGACGGGGAAAAGGACTTGCTGGTCCAAGCCATCGCCCCGCATCTGAGCCGGGTGATGGCGCACGGCACCGCCAAACACGTGGTCGCAGAGGGGCACGAGGAGAATCCCTGTGTCTCCATAGTCGCACAGGCCGAGA GAGAAGACTTCCAGGAGTTCAGTCCTACGAGCACACAGTGCCCCTCGTCAAGACCTCAGCTGCTCAAAAAGCTCAGGTACCTCGCAACACGCAAAATCCACACCGCTGCCTGTGTGCCTCAAACTAAATATACCCCCTGGGCAAAA tctttccaccagattttggGACACTGGCTGCGGGGATTTGGTCCCGTTCAGCCACGAGAGCGTCAGTCGGGTCCGGCACTGATGGTGGGTGATCAGGCCTGGCTCCcagtccagttcatcccaaaggtgttggatggggttgaggtcagggggTCGGGGCTCAG GCCTCTTGGCCAGGACTCTGCCCTCACGAGCGACACAGAGGACGAGGACTTCGACGGGGCCGCCAAACTCCCCAACCACCACCTGCGGAGGAAGCAGCGCAGGAAAACCAGGACAAGCCAGGGccaggagggagggggagaacCTCCCATTATCCGTGGTCTGTGGGTGCAGGAGATCGATTGGCTGGAATCAGCAGACAGAGAGGCGACGTCGTCCGCTGAGATCATCCCGCCGCCTCCCCAGTTTACTGACTCAGTCTCATGCTCCTGCAGCCATGGAGACCTGAGCTCCTACATATGTGATGAAGGCCGCTGCTGTGCAGATGTGTGCGACTGTGTCAGAGGATTAGAGGAAGTGTCACTTTCGGAGGACCGATGCGGATCGGTAGATTCAGACGACACATCCAGCACGGATGACAGAGGAAGCTCGGACTCTGACTGTGGTCTGGAGCAGGACTCTGAATCAATTTGCACTCATGAGAGTGACTCAGACTCATCCTGCTGTGCAGAGGACGACATACAAGAGCCAGATAAGTTTGGAGTCGAGGCCGGCGTGCCAGATTCGACCTTCGACCTGATGCGTGTGTCTGGTTTTAACTCCCGTCAAGCTGAGTGGGACTTTGACCCCACAGGGTGCGTGCGAGGCCCGCTGGGACTTTCAGAGTCCCCCCACACCCCCAACACTGTGAACACGTCCCAGCGTGCCTTTGGTTTTGATGACCTGAGCGATACTGAAGCAGTTTTGGAGGAGCTTAGAGGCAGAGTGACACGGACGCCGAAGCTGTTCGTCTCACCTTTCTTCAGAGATTTGATGCAACGGTCTCTGAATGTCTGGAAACACAACATCCCTGTCAATGAAGGACTCATATTCCATCAT CAACTGCGGCCCAGCAGTTCTCAgtacagggagggagaggaataCCACGTCGCTCACCACATCCAGAACGGCTCCTACGGTGACGTGCTCTGCGTTCGGGACAAAAGGACTGGATTCGAATGTGCTGCCAAGAGG ATTCCACTGAGTCATTTCAGCGGCGAGGAGGTGAGCACGTGGAGCGCTCTGAACTCCCCTCGGGTGGTGGAGCTCTTCGGGGCCGTGAGGGAGGGACTGAACGTCGTGCTCTTCATGGACTTGAAGCCAG CTTGTCTGGCCCAGCTCCTAAAAGAGATGAACTCCCTCCCCGAGGATTTGGCCCTGCACTACCTACATCAGACGCTGGGGGCGCTGGAGCACCTGCACCACAGAAAGGTCCTTCACCTGGACGTCAAAG TTGACAATGTGCTGCTGTCTGCAGACTGCAGAGACACATTCCTCTGTGACTTTGGTCTCTCAGAGACATTGGATGACAGCGGGTGGAGCGCCAAGGCATTCAGGG GAGCTGCCCTCCCGGGCACAGAGACCCACATGGCCCCAGAGGTGGCTCGAGGGGATCGACTCTGTGCCAAGGCGGACGTGTGGAGCAGCTGCTGCATGCTACTGCACATGCTCAACGGATGCCACCCATGGATACGGTACTACTCCCACCCACTGTGTCTCCAG ATTGTCAATGAGCCCCCACCTCTGTGGGAGGTGCCGTCCAACTGTAACAACTTCACGGCCGAGGTGTTCAGGGCCGGGCTCCGGAAGGACCCGGGCAGGCGAGCGTCCGCCaaggagctgaggaggaaaacCACCAAGGCCCTCAGAGCAG TTGGAGGTCTGAGTCCCTGGTCCGTCAAAACCGCCCGTGAGATTCTGCACCACGGCAAGAACCAGACTGAAGACAGCCCCGGCTCCTTGTCCCCTGGGATCACCCCAAATAAACCATCAGCTGCCGCCTCAGCACCCGCGATGTACTGGGTGAGCCCCTGGAGAACTACAGCGGTGGATGAGGACGGCAGCGACTGGGAAGACGGGGACGCGGACCAGGACTGTGAAGTGGACACGGATTCCTTGACTAGGGAGTGGGACTCGCAGCCAAAATCACTGCGGGATGACTACGCCGCAGATGAAAAAGACTGGGAAACTGGGTCTTATTCAGATGTGGACATGTATATGGGAGAGGAGGAATTTATTCAGGAGGAGGGGACGAAAACCGACAAGGACTATGAGGGGGACTGGGAAGAGGAgggacaagaggaggaggaagagtgggaCTCTTCGGTGTCCACAGACTATCTCCGTGCTCTAAGAGGCCTTTTCCCTTTGCTGCAAAAGGGCCAGCAGACCAATGACAGTTTGTGGGGATCAGAGCCGGAGCTGGAGTATCTCAGAGACG ATGTAGCCATAGGCACCAAGATCCAGACCCCCTCCCCAGAACCTCGAGATGACCCCCCGTCCTGCTTCAGCTGCTCGGATACATCGCAGATAGATGCCTCAGAGAAG GACTCTGACCGTTCGTCCGATGACCTGAGCTCTGGGGTCTTTTCCTCCTGCAACAGCCAGACGGACGGACACCTGGAGTGGTTGGCCTCGGCGAATCAGccctccctctgctgctttgaag GTGTCGACATCTGGATAGAGAACGTCCAGGGCGAGTGCCTGAGGATCCGTGAGCGCCGGCAGGTCAAAGTGGGCCACGTTGCTGTAGGAATCAGTGATCAG ATCTCGGGGAAGGCCTTCACCCTGGAGACCCTGGACAGGAAGATGGTGTCCTTTGACCAGGAAATCAAAGAGTCCTGTGTGTGGCTCCGCTGTGTTCCCGCCCCGGACACATGTCAGCGCTGGAGGTGGAGGGTCCGAGACGGAAAGCTGGAACTCCAGGAATGA